One segment of Strix aluco isolate bStrAlu1 chromosome 4, bStrAlu1.hap1, whole genome shotgun sequence DNA contains the following:
- the C4H2orf81 gene encoding uncharacterized protein C2orf81 homolog — protein MATAARRDDVRAARRDDVSLGGARGLIPRHCSGPGLRVPLSPSNPVTEVGATRLCHLSLQKMTPRERAAAPKPRGDKSRPPTVTTGRVATSPRHLPAGEWLPLLEAERGDRDVGDVVAELLGRVLDACAQAHATRGRVPWAVGWARDTLLQMVAGSFPARDEGETDPERGHDDAWREDEEPQPPPADSWARGSVPILTPGLGEVSGACAPCQRGKQNPPAGAPPAQPPCPGQVPSASTILPVPGTSSPELPPAEAATVPRPPQGKPLAPCPPPGPAEPRGRPEQGRRRPRSSHGDAEGSGVVGGRVPPPPPSCTSSGMMRPGRPPRTTAAKRGGSGTVLGGPGSRPRRWITPQVEVLDPEAKAPVCPRGTHRHSRAPELGSRRPPRGPVTTGGSPLPPMPRQLGSLLGSAQPAPGMTLSGGGSERHQPCAPAPGEEEEEEEEEKEDPPPPRGL, from the exons ATGGCGACGGCGGCGCGGCGTGATGACGTAAGGGCGGCGCGCAGGGATGACGTCAGC CTGGGGGGGGCCCGTGGGCTGATTCCACGACACTGTTCTGGCCCTGGGCTACGGGTCCCCCTGTCCCCCTCCAACCCCGTCACCGAGGTGGGAGCCACAAGGCTTTGTCATCTCTCCCTGCAGAAAATGACCCCCCGGGAGCGGGCGGCTGCCCCCAAACCCCGCGGAGACAAATCCCGGCCCCCCACGGTCACCACTGGCCGAGTGGCCACCAGCCCCAGGCACCTGCCGGCGGGGGAATGGCTGCCCCTGCTCGAGGCTGAGCGCGGGGACAGGGATGTCGGGGACGTCGTAGCCGAGCTGCTGGGCCGCGTGCTGGACGCCTGTGCCCAAGCCCACGCGACTCGTGGG CGTGTGCCCTGGGCCGTGGGCTGGGCGCGGGACACCCTCCTGCAGATGGTCGCGGGGAGCTTCCCGGCGCGGGACGAGGGGGAGACAGACCCTGAGCGGGGACATGACGACGCTTGGCGGGAGGATGAggagccccagcccccccctgcTGATTCCTGGGCGCGGGGCTCAGTGCCCATCCTGACCCCGGGCCTGGGAGAG GTCTCCGGTGCATGTGCCCCATGCCAGCGTGGAAAGCAGAACCCCCCCGCCGGAGCTCCCCCCGCGCAGCCCCCATGTCCCGGCCAGGTCCCCAGCGCCAGCACCATCCTCCCTGTGCCAGGAACGTCCAGCCCGGAGCTGCCGCCAGCCGAGGCGGCCACCgtcccccggcccccccagggGAAACCACTGGCCCCCTGCCCACCACCGGGCCCGGCCGAGCCCCGTGGGCGGCCGGAGCAGGGACGGCGTCGACCGCGGTCATCGCACGGGGACGCAGAGGGCAGCGGCGTGGTGGGGGGCCGTGTGCCACCACCGCCACCCTCCTGCACCAGCTCGGGGATGATGCGGCCAGGGAGGCCCCCGCGCACCACGGCGGCAAAGCGAGGGGGGTCCGGCACCGTCCTGGGGGGCCCCGGCAGCCGGCCCAGGCGCTGGATCACGCCCCAGGTGGAGGTGCTGGACCCGGAAGCCAAGGCACCAGTGTGTCCACGGGGCACCCACCGGCACAGCCGGGCACCAGAGCTGGGCAGCCGGCGGCCGCCCCGAGGGCCGGTCACCAcgggggggtccccgctgccccccatGCCCCGGCAGCTCGGCTCCTTGCTGGGCTCAGCTCAGCCGGCCCCTGGCATGACCCTCAGCGGCGGTGGCAGCGAGAGGCACCAGCCCTGCGCCCCTGCGcccggcgaggaggaggaggaggaggaggaggagaaggaggaccCACCACCACCGCGGGGTCTCTGA
- the WDR54 gene encoding WD repeat-containing protein 54 isoform X5, translating into MAAATTERYRKEQSIPLRSSSAALYNNLSVLRLPGGRLAALSAVHGPSLSLLSAAADGLGFSHRQLQAKEGGMAVSTSLLTQAAWCVLPARVLLVLTSQRGIQMYESDGSIMVYWHALDVAEHSPARAVFARGIAAAGGRFVCVGTSSGLVLVFDIPPKGTNVTDGAGDLVSADDAGTLCIWSTGEEFTLLSKIPAFGCSCSSVKLWNGIVAAGYGNGQIRLYEAATGLLRAEVNAHARWIYALDVAPQTGKLLSGAEDSFVHVWKLSRNPDTGEVAIEHCHAECVTDTQVCGARFCDPEGNSFAVTGYDLSEIFRYGRA; encoded by the exons ATGGCTGCGGCGACCACCGA GCGGTACCGCAAGGAGCAGAGCATCCCCCTGCGGAGCAGCAGCGCGGCGCTCTACAACAACCTCAGCGTCCTGCGCCTGCCCGGCGGGCGGCTCGCCGCCCTCAGCGCCGTGCACGGCCCCAGCCTCAGCCTGCTCAGCGCCGCCGCCGACGGGCTCGGCTTCTCCCACCGCCAGCTGCAGGCCAAGGAGGGCGGCATGGCCGTCAGCACCTCGCTGCTCACCCAG GCTGCTTGGTGCGTCCTGCCGGCGCGGGTGCTGCTGGTGCTCACCTCTCAGAGAGGGATCCAG ATGTACGAGTCCGATGGCTCCATCATGGTTTATTGGCACGCGCTGGATGTCGCGGAGCATTCTCCAG CACGAGCCGTGTTCGCTCGAGGGATCGCGGCAGCTGGCGGGCGCTTCGTCTGCGTGG GGACGTCctcggggctggtgctggtgttTGACATCCCCCCCAAAGGGACCAACGTGACG GATGGTGCCGGTGACCTGGTGAGCGCCGACGATGCGGGGACCCTCTGCATCTGGAGCACGGGGGAGGAGTTCACACTGCTCAGCAAAATCCCGGCCTTCGG ctgctcctgctcctcggtGAAGTTGTGGAATGGCATCGTGGCCGCTGGCTACGGAAACGGGCAGATCCGGCTGTACGAGGCGGCGACCGGCCTCCTGCGCGCCGAGGTCAACGCTCACGCTCGGTGGATCTACGCCCTGGACGTGGCACCACAGACGGGAAAG CTGCTGTCGGGCGCGGAGGATTCCTTCGTCCACGTCTGGAAGCTCAGCAGGAACCCGGACACCGGCGAAGTCGCG ATCGAGCACTGTCACGCCGAGTGCGTGACTGACACCCAGGTCTGCGGCGCCCGCTTCTGCGACCCCGAGGGCAACTCCTTCGCCGTCACCGGCTACGACCTGAGCGAGATCTTCCGCTACGGCCGGGCGTAG
- the LOC141922487 gene encoding uncharacterized protein LOC141922487, whose translation MPRRKEVPALGSLCLQNLAQHMQSLWVKDYSENYLDEYQFRFVMGPFNDLAGSLVQELIRLLGESRRLTRAALHLLLLPHLRELSLRPCPGLASNAIGQLIALRCKSLSSLDLHGCSRLSAAALVDLAEGLPQLGRLGLAETQANLLVLSAVGSCCRRLQELDVSHCKKVSPHALRHLAYDPLARSLCCPALCVLLARGLEPAAGDGDAVAALAFLLLALPRLEFLAHGAVPDALLLLHRQQLDAAGDAEGFPSLEELARRRGAGVGGPPLTLPLRQVEEVEEPALAAVRAVCPWAEEAGVWLGDGAGAAGGRELLGWGRLARLTLGCTGQRGRVLAEVLPLARSLGPRLQTLALHGFCCQDELSLAALLAACPGLRAFSAELHAPPHADADGESPAEPPRWDTDLLPHSLPQLHSFSLALASTTSVFPARHGLALRATLASLLCHAPRLQTLRLLGVPFPLDSVFETVLAAPGQPLLELQELSLAESRVSSPTVWLLLASEGRLHRLDLSRCQDVHRRDYDGFLQAVRKQRLDLDITWE comes from the exons atgccCCGGCGGAAGGAGGTGCCGGCGCTGGGCAGCCTCTGCCTGCAGAACCTGGCCCAGCACATGCAGAGCCTATGGGTGAAGGACTACAGCGAGAACTACCTGGACGAGTACCAGTTCCGCTTCGTCATGGGCCCTTTCAACGACCTGG ccgGGAGTTTGGTGCAGGAGCTGATCCGGCTGCTGGGCGAGAGCCGGCGCCTGACGCGGGCAGCGCtgcacctcctcctgctgccacaCCTGCGGGAGCTGAGCCTGCGGCCCTGCCCCGGCCTCGCCAGCAACGCCATCGGCCAGCTCATCGCCCTGCGCTGCAAG AGCCTGAGCTCCCTGGACCTGCATGGCTGCAGCCGGCTCTCGGCGGCCGCACTGGTGGACCTGGCGGAGGGGCTGCCGCAGCTGGGCCGCCTGGGGCTGGCCGAGACCCAGGCCAACCTCCTGGTGCTCTCGGCCGTGGGCTCCTGCTGCCGGCGCCTGCAGGAGCTGGACGTGTCCCACTGCAAGAAGGTTTCCCCGCACGCCCTGCGGCACCTGGCCTACGACCCGCTGGCGCGGTCCCTCTGCTGCCCCGCGCTCTGCGTCCTCTTGGCCCGCGGCCTGGAGCCCGCGGCGGGGGATGGCGACGCGGTGGCGGCCTTGGCCTtcctgctgctggccctgccaCGCTTGGAGTTCCTGGCCCACGGTGCTGTGCCGGAtgccctcctccttctccacaggCAACAGCTGGACGCCGCAGGGGACGCCGAGGGTTTCCCCTCGCTGGAGGAGCTGGcacggcggcggggggctggcgTGGGGGGCCCCCCGCTCACCCTGCCGCTGCGGcaggtggaggaggtggaggagccgGCGCTGGCCGCTGTCCGTGCCGTCTGTCCGTGGGCCGAGGAGGCCGGTGTGTGGCTGGGGGACGGCGCGGGAGCAGCGGGTGGCCGGGAGCTGCTGGGTTGGGGCCGCCTGGCCCGGCTGACGCTGGGCTGCACCGGGCAGCGAGGCCGGGTGCTGGCAGAGGTGCTGCCGCTGGCGCGGAGCCTGGGCCCCCGCCTGCAGACGCTGGCCCTGCACGGCTTCTGTTGCCAGGACGAGCTCTCGCTGGCCGCCCTGCTCGCCGCCTGCCCCGGCCTGCGGGCCTTCAGCGCCGAGCTGCACGCCCCGCCGCACGCCGATGCCGACGGAGAGAGCCCGGCCGAGCCGCCCCGCTGGGACACCGACCTGCTGCCCCACAGCCTCCCCCAGCTCCACAGCTTCTCCCTCGCCCTGGCCAGCACCACCAGCGTCTTCCCGGCCCGGCACGGGCTGGCGCTGCGCGCCACGCTGGCCTCGCTGCTGTGCCATGCCCCACGCCTGCAGACCCTCCGCCTGCTCGGTGTCCCCTTCCCGCTGGACTCGGTTTTCGAGACGGTGCTGGCGGCGCCGGGGCAGCCGCTGTTGGAGCTGCAGGAGCTCTCGCTGGCCGAGAGCCGTGTGTCCAGCCCGACCgtgtggctgctgctggcctCCGAGGGCCGCCTGCACCGCCTGGACCTGTCCCGCTGCCAGGACGTCCACCGCCGCGACTACGACGGCTTCCTGCAGGCTGTGCGGAAGCAGCGCCTGGACCTGGACATCACCTGGGAGTAG
- the WDR54 gene encoding WD repeat-containing protein 54 isoform X2: MAAATTERYRKEQSIPLRSSSAALYNNLSVLRLPGGRLAALSAVHGPSLSLLSAAADGLGFSHRQLQAKEGGMAVSTSLLTQAAWCVLPARVLLVLTSQRGIQMYESDGSIMVYWHALDVAEHSPARAVFARGIAAAGGRFVCVGTSSGLVLVFDIPPKGTNVTVSEVLEQHRDAITDIAAELGQAPDGAGDLVSADDAGTLCIWSTGEEFTLLSKIPAFGCSCSSVKLWNGIVAAGYGNGQIRLYEAATGLLRAEVNAHARWIYALDVAPQTGKLLSGAEDSFVHVWKLSRNPDTGEVAIEHCHAECVTDTQVCGARFCDPEGNSFAVTGYDLSEIFRYGRA; this comes from the exons ATGGCTGCGGCGACCACCGA GCGGTACCGCAAGGAGCAGAGCATCCCCCTGCGGAGCAGCAGCGCGGCGCTCTACAACAACCTCAGCGTCCTGCGCCTGCCCGGCGGGCGGCTCGCCGCCCTCAGCGCCGTGCACGGCCCCAGCCTCAGCCTGCTCAGCGCCGCCGCCGACGGGCTCGGCTTCTCCCACCGCCAGCTGCAGGCCAAGGAGGGCGGCATGGCCGTCAGCACCTCGCTGCTCACCCAG GCTGCTTGGTGCGTCCTGCCGGCGCGGGTGCTGCTGGTGCTCACCTCTCAGAGAGGGATCCAG ATGTACGAGTCCGATGGCTCCATCATGGTTTATTGGCACGCGCTGGATGTCGCGGAGCATTCTCCAG CACGAGCCGTGTTCGCTCGAGGGATCGCGGCAGCTGGCGGGCGCTTCGTCTGCGTGG GGACGTCctcggggctggtgctggtgttTGACATCCCCCCCAAAGGGACCAACGTGACGGTGAGCGAGGTCCTGGAGCAGCACCGCGACGCCATCACCGACATCGCGGCAGAGCTGGGCCAGGCGCCG GATGGTGCCGGTGACCTGGTGAGCGCCGACGATGCGGGGACCCTCTGCATCTGGAGCACGGGGGAGGAGTTCACACTGCTCAGCAAAATCCCGGCCTTCGG ctgctcctgctcctcggtGAAGTTGTGGAATGGCATCGTGGCCGCTGGCTACGGAAACGGGCAGATCCGGCTGTACGAGGCGGCGACCGGCCTCCTGCGCGCCGAGGTCAACGCTCACGCTCGGTGGATCTACGCCCTGGACGTGGCACCACAGACGGGAAAG CTGCTGTCGGGCGCGGAGGATTCCTTCGTCCACGTCTGGAAGCTCAGCAGGAACCCGGACACCGGCGAAGTCGCG ATCGAGCACTGTCACGCCGAGTGCGTGACTGACACCCAGGTCTGCGGCGCCCGCTTCTGCGACCCCGAGGGCAACTCCTTCGCCGTCACCGGCTACGACCTGAGCGAGATCTTCCGCTACGGCCGGGCGTAG
- the WDR54 gene encoding WD repeat-containing protein 54 isoform X3, whose product MAAATTERYRKEQSIPLRSSSAALYNNLSVLRLPGGRLAALSAVHGPSLSLLSAAADGLGFSHRQLQAKEGGMAVSTSLLTQAAWCVLPARVLLVLTSQRGIQMYESDGSIMVYWHALDVAEHSPGTSSGLVLVFDIPPKGTNVTVSEVLEQHRDAITDIAAELGQAPVHVESAPDGAGDLVSADDAGTLCIWSTGEEFTLLSKIPAFGCSCSSVKLWNGIVAAGYGNGQIRLYEAATGLLRAEVNAHARWIYALDVAPQTGKLLSGAEDSFVHVWKLSRNPDTGEVAIEHCHAECVTDTQVCGARFCDPEGNSFAVTGYDLSEIFRYGRA is encoded by the exons ATGGCTGCGGCGACCACCGA GCGGTACCGCAAGGAGCAGAGCATCCCCCTGCGGAGCAGCAGCGCGGCGCTCTACAACAACCTCAGCGTCCTGCGCCTGCCCGGCGGGCGGCTCGCCGCCCTCAGCGCCGTGCACGGCCCCAGCCTCAGCCTGCTCAGCGCCGCCGCCGACGGGCTCGGCTTCTCCCACCGCCAGCTGCAGGCCAAGGAGGGCGGCATGGCCGTCAGCACCTCGCTGCTCACCCAG GCTGCTTGGTGCGTCCTGCCGGCGCGGGTGCTGCTGGTGCTCACCTCTCAGAGAGGGATCCAG ATGTACGAGTCCGATGGCTCCATCATGGTTTATTGGCACGCGCTGGATGTCGCGGAGCATTCTCCAG GGACGTCctcggggctggtgctggtgttTGACATCCCCCCCAAAGGGACCAACGTGACGGTGAGCGAGGTCCTGGAGCAGCACCGCGACGCCATCACCGACATCGCGGCAGAGCTGGGCCAGGCGCCGGTACATGTGGAGTCGGCGCCG GATGGTGCCGGTGACCTGGTGAGCGCCGACGATGCGGGGACCCTCTGCATCTGGAGCACGGGGGAGGAGTTCACACTGCTCAGCAAAATCCCGGCCTTCGG ctgctcctgctcctcggtGAAGTTGTGGAATGGCATCGTGGCCGCTGGCTACGGAAACGGGCAGATCCGGCTGTACGAGGCGGCGACCGGCCTCCTGCGCGCCGAGGTCAACGCTCACGCTCGGTGGATCTACGCCCTGGACGTGGCACCACAGACGGGAAAG CTGCTGTCGGGCGCGGAGGATTCCTTCGTCCACGTCTGGAAGCTCAGCAGGAACCCGGACACCGGCGAAGTCGCG ATCGAGCACTGTCACGCCGAGTGCGTGACTGACACCCAGGTCTGCGGCGCCCGCTTCTGCGACCCCGAGGGCAACTCCTTCGCCGTCACCGGCTACGACCTGAGCGAGATCTTCCGCTACGGCCGGGCGTAG
- the WDR54 gene encoding WD repeat-containing protein 54 isoform X4, which yields MAAATTERYRKEQSIPLRSSSAALYNNLSVLRLPGGRLAALSAVHGPSLSLLSAAADGLGFSHRQLQAKEGGMAVSTSLLTQAAWCVLPARVLLVLTSQRGIQMYESDGSIMVYWHALDVAEHSPGTSSGLVLVFDIPPKGTNVTVSEVLEQHRDAITDIAAELGQAPDGAGDLVSADDAGTLCIWSTGEEFTLLSKIPAFGCSCSSVKLWNGIVAAGYGNGQIRLYEAATGLLRAEVNAHARWIYALDVAPQTGKLLSGAEDSFVHVWKLSRNPDTGEVAIEHCHAECVTDTQVCGARFCDPEGNSFAVTGYDLSEIFRYGRA from the exons ATGGCTGCGGCGACCACCGA GCGGTACCGCAAGGAGCAGAGCATCCCCCTGCGGAGCAGCAGCGCGGCGCTCTACAACAACCTCAGCGTCCTGCGCCTGCCCGGCGGGCGGCTCGCCGCCCTCAGCGCCGTGCACGGCCCCAGCCTCAGCCTGCTCAGCGCCGCCGCCGACGGGCTCGGCTTCTCCCACCGCCAGCTGCAGGCCAAGGAGGGCGGCATGGCCGTCAGCACCTCGCTGCTCACCCAG GCTGCTTGGTGCGTCCTGCCGGCGCGGGTGCTGCTGGTGCTCACCTCTCAGAGAGGGATCCAG ATGTACGAGTCCGATGGCTCCATCATGGTTTATTGGCACGCGCTGGATGTCGCGGAGCATTCTCCAG GGACGTCctcggggctggtgctggtgttTGACATCCCCCCCAAAGGGACCAACGTGACGGTGAGCGAGGTCCTGGAGCAGCACCGCGACGCCATCACCGACATCGCGGCAGAGCTGGGCCAGGCGCCG GATGGTGCCGGTGACCTGGTGAGCGCCGACGATGCGGGGACCCTCTGCATCTGGAGCACGGGGGAGGAGTTCACACTGCTCAGCAAAATCCCGGCCTTCGG ctgctcctgctcctcggtGAAGTTGTGGAATGGCATCGTGGCCGCTGGCTACGGAAACGGGCAGATCCGGCTGTACGAGGCGGCGACCGGCCTCCTGCGCGCCGAGGTCAACGCTCACGCTCGGTGGATCTACGCCCTGGACGTGGCACCACAGACGGGAAAG CTGCTGTCGGGCGCGGAGGATTCCTTCGTCCACGTCTGGAAGCTCAGCAGGAACCCGGACACCGGCGAAGTCGCG ATCGAGCACTGTCACGCCGAGTGCGTGACTGACACCCAGGTCTGCGGCGCCCGCTTCTGCGACCCCGAGGGCAACTCCTTCGCCGTCACCGGCTACGACCTGAGCGAGATCTTCCGCTACGGCCGGGCGTAG
- the LOC141922492 gene encoding retinol dehydrogenase 13-like — translation MELPSACSHPGWFLLALLLGLLLWVGRRRSWDPRKCPTDLSGKTVIVTGANSGIGKCVALELARRNARTILACRNRERGQAAVEEIRAATGNPAVLLRLLDTGSLASVRAFAQAVLREETRLDVLVNNAGLTGLPFAITPEGLEQTFATNYLGPFLLTNLLLDLLKASAPARVVNVSSFRHSAGTADSRYLTGQERPRSFDAAYNSTKLMNVLFTAELARRLQGTGVTANALSPGVVSTSIMRHFGWAVRALFALARPFMKSAEQGAISTIYCAISEELSGVTGRYVDSECGLALPSVAARDTGLARKLWEESERLTGLTGGPRH, via the exons ATGGAGCTGCCGAGCGCCTGCAGCCACCCGGGCTGGTTCCTCCTTGCGCTGCTCCTGGGACTGCTCCTCTGGGTCGGGAGACGACGCTCCTGGGACCCCCGCAAGTGCCCCACCGACCTCAGCGGCAAGACGGTGATTGTCACCGGAGCCAACAGCG GCATCGGCAAGTGCGTGGCCCTGGAGCTGGCCCGCAGGAATGCCCGCACCATCCTGGCGTGCCGGAACCGGGAGCGGGGCCAGGCGGCGGTGGAGGAGATCCGTGCAGCCACCGGCAACCCTGCggtgctgctgcggctgctggaCACCGGCTCGCTGGCCTCGGTGCGCGCCTTCGCCCAGGCCGTGCTGCGGGAGGAGACGCGCCTGGACGTGCTGGTGAACAACGCCGGCCTCACCG GGCTGCCCTTTGCCATCACGCCGGAGGGGCTGGAGCAGACCTTCGCCACCAACTACCTGGGCCCGTTCCTGCTCACCAACCTGCTGCTGG ACCTCCTGAAGGCCTCGGCGCCCGCCCGCGTCGTCAACGTCTCGTCCTTCCGGCACAGCGCGGGCACCGCCGACAGCCGCTACCTCACCGGGCAGGAGCGGCCGCGCAGCTTCGACGCCGCCTACAACAGCACCAAACTGATGAACGTCCTCTTCACTGCCGAGCTGGCGCGGCGCCTGCAGGGCACCG GGGTGACGGCCAACGCGCTGAGCCCCGGCGTGGTGAGCACCAGCATCATGCGCCACTTCGGCTGGGCTGTGCGGGCACTCTTCGCCCTTGCCCGCCCCTTCATGAAG TCGGCGGAGCAGGGGGCCATCAGCACCATTTACTGCGCCATCTCGGAGGAGCTCTCGGGCGTCACAGGCCGGTACGTGGACAGCGAGTGTGGGCTGGCGCTGCCCTCGGTGGCCGCCCGCGACACCGGCCTGGCCCGCAAGCTCTGGGAAGAGTCGGAGCGGCTGACGGGGCTCACGGGCGGCCCGCGGCACTGA
- the WDR54 gene encoding WD repeat-containing protein 54 isoform X1 gives MAAATTERYRKEQSIPLRSSSAALYNNLSVLRLPGGRLAALSAVHGPSLSLLSAAADGLGFSHRQLQAKEGGMAVSTSLLTQAAWCVLPARVLLVLTSQRGIQMYESDGSIMVYWHALDVAEHSPARAVFARGIAAAGGRFVCVGTSSGLVLVFDIPPKGTNVTVSEVLEQHRDAITDIAAELGQAPVHVESAPDGAGDLVSADDAGTLCIWSTGEEFTLLSKIPAFGCSCSSVKLWNGIVAAGYGNGQIRLYEAATGLLRAEVNAHARWIYALDVAPQTGKLLSGAEDSFVHVWKLSRNPDTGEVAIEHCHAECVTDTQVCGARFCDPEGNSFAVTGYDLSEIFRYGRA, from the exons ATGGCTGCGGCGACCACCGA GCGGTACCGCAAGGAGCAGAGCATCCCCCTGCGGAGCAGCAGCGCGGCGCTCTACAACAACCTCAGCGTCCTGCGCCTGCCCGGCGGGCGGCTCGCCGCCCTCAGCGCCGTGCACGGCCCCAGCCTCAGCCTGCTCAGCGCCGCCGCCGACGGGCTCGGCTTCTCCCACCGCCAGCTGCAGGCCAAGGAGGGCGGCATGGCCGTCAGCACCTCGCTGCTCACCCAG GCTGCTTGGTGCGTCCTGCCGGCGCGGGTGCTGCTGGTGCTCACCTCTCAGAGAGGGATCCAG ATGTACGAGTCCGATGGCTCCATCATGGTTTATTGGCACGCGCTGGATGTCGCGGAGCATTCTCCAG CACGAGCCGTGTTCGCTCGAGGGATCGCGGCAGCTGGCGGGCGCTTCGTCTGCGTGG GGACGTCctcggggctggtgctggtgttTGACATCCCCCCCAAAGGGACCAACGTGACGGTGAGCGAGGTCCTGGAGCAGCACCGCGACGCCATCACCGACATCGCGGCAGAGCTGGGCCAGGCGCCGGTACATGTGGAGTCGGCGCCG GATGGTGCCGGTGACCTGGTGAGCGCCGACGATGCGGGGACCCTCTGCATCTGGAGCACGGGGGAGGAGTTCACACTGCTCAGCAAAATCCCGGCCTTCGG ctgctcctgctcctcggtGAAGTTGTGGAATGGCATCGTGGCCGCTGGCTACGGAAACGGGCAGATCCGGCTGTACGAGGCGGCGACCGGCCTCCTGCGCGCCGAGGTCAACGCTCACGCTCGGTGGATCTACGCCCTGGACGTGGCACCACAGACGGGAAAG CTGCTGTCGGGCGCGGAGGATTCCTTCGTCCACGTCTGGAAGCTCAGCAGGAACCCGGACACCGGCGAAGTCGCG ATCGAGCACTGTCACGCCGAGTGCGTGACTGACACCCAGGTCTGCGGCGCCCGCTTCTGCGACCCCGAGGGCAACTCCTTCGCCGTCACCGGCTACGACCTGAGCGAGATCTTCCGCTACGGCCGGGCGTAG